The following coding sequences are from one Salvia hispanica cultivar TCC Black 2014 chromosome 3, UniMelb_Shisp_WGS_1.0, whole genome shotgun sequence window:
- the LOC125212531 gene encoding protein EXPRESSION OF TERPENOIDS 1-like produces MAGFFSLGATTTTRPDQQTTTTNNSNNPDNWFLFRNEEVPSYKGFELWQPQSSNPPQNFLQREAVSNHHHHPLQDLYASAGGLAVGPSQQSPRSGFLMMRSGGGGGISCQDCGNQAKKDCSHMRCRTCCKSRGFQCQTHVKSTWVPAAKRRERQLQHQQQSGDRESSKRHRESSPSPLVCTRIPSTTTTTTGLELGNFPSEVSAEAVFRCVRVSAMDDAEEQFAYQTAVNISGHVFKGILYDQGGESQYIAGETSSDASAAHLITATATSAPITTTAAPFLDPSLFPPPVNNSFIAGTQFFPRPPRS; encoded by the exons ATGGCCGGCTTTTTCTCACTAGgcgccaccaccaccacccgCCCCGATCAACagaccaccaccaccaacaaCAGCAATAATCCAGACAACTGGTTCTTATTCCGAAATGAAGAGGTCCCTTCTTACAAGGGTTTCGAGCTCTGGCAGCCCCAGAGCTCGAACCCCCCGCAGAATTTCCTGCAGCGGGAGGCTGTGAGtaaccaccaccaccacccgCTGCAGGATCTGTACGCTTCTGCGGGGGGGCTGGCGGTGGGGCCCAGCCAGCAGTCCCCGAGATCGGGGTTTCTGATGATGCGGAGCGGCGGGGGAGGCGGGATCAGCTGCCAGGACTGCGGGAACCAGGCGAAGAAGGACTGCTCGCACATGAGATGTCGGACCTGCTGCAAGAGCCGAGGGTTTCAGTGCCAGACTCATGTCAAAAGCACCTGGGTTCCCGCAGCCAAGCGGAGAGAGCGACAGCTACAACACCAACAGCAGAGCGGTGATAGAGAGAGCTCCAAGCGACACAGAGAGTCGTCTCCCAGTCCACTAGTGTGCACTCGCATCCCCTctaccaccaccaccaccactg GGTTGGAATTGGGGAATTTCCCATCGGAAGTGAGCGCGGAGGCGGTGTTCCGGTGCGTGAGAGTGAGCGCAATGGACGACGCGGAGGAGCAATTCGCCTACCAAACCGCCGTCAACATCTCCGGCCACGTCTTCAAGGGAATCCTCTACGATCAAGGCGGAGAAAGCCAGTACATCGCCGGAGAGACCTCCTCCGACGCTTCCGCCGCTCATTTGatcaccgccaccgccacgTCAGCCCCAATCACCACCACCGCAGCTCCATTCCTCGATCCTTCTTTATTTCCGCCGCCAGTTAACAACAGCTTCATCGCCGGTACGCAATTCTTCCCACGACCCCCGAGATcttga